The following proteins come from a genomic window of Maribacter sp. HTCC2170:
- a CDS encoding dipeptidase, giving the protein MFIFDAHLDLSMNALEWNRNLTWTVEEIRKSEIGMSDKPDRSKNTVSLDAMRKGNIGLCVATQIARYTKKANPLPGWKSPQQAWAQTQGQLAWHKAMEDIGEMVQIRNGKELKDHLDLWKSNSNKKPIGYILSLEGADSIINMDYLEKSYEQGLRAIGPAHYGPGTYAQGTNATGGIGVKGKELLKEIDRLGLILDATHLCDDSFWETMDNYNGPIWASHNNCRTLVEHNRQFSDDQIKELIKRDAVIGVALDAWMMTSNWIRGLSTPQGLSVTLRQMIDNIDHICQIAGNANHVGIGTDLDGGFGTEQCPSDLDTIADLQKVPKMLQQRGYSPEDIDGIMHNNFLRFLQKTWTSK; this is encoded by the coding sequence ATGTTCATATTTGATGCCCATTTAGACCTATCGATGAATGCCTTGGAATGGAACCGGAATTTAACCTGGACTGTTGAGGAAATTCGTAAGAGTGAAATAGGAATGAGCGACAAACCTGATCGTTCTAAAAATACGGTTTCTTTAGATGCTATGAGAAAAGGGAATATTGGACTTTGTGTAGCCACGCAAATTGCTCGATATACAAAAAAAGCCAATCCGCTTCCTGGTTGGAAGTCGCCTCAGCAAGCATGGGCCCAAACCCAAGGGCAACTCGCTTGGCACAAAGCAATGGAAGACATTGGTGAAATGGTGCAGATTAGAAATGGTAAAGAACTGAAGGACCACCTTGATTTATGGAAATCGAACAGTAATAAAAAGCCTATTGGCTATATTCTAAGCTTGGAAGGCGCAGATTCGATTATCAACATGGATTATTTGGAGAAATCTTACGAACAAGGGTTAAGGGCCATTGGACCGGCACATTATGGACCAGGAACCTACGCTCAAGGAACTAATGCTACGGGTGGTATTGGCGTTAAGGGAAAAGAATTATTAAAAGAAATAGACCGTTTAGGATTGATTCTCGATGCTACGCATCTTTGTGACGATAGTTTTTGGGAAACCATGGATAATTATAATGGACCTATTTGGGCGAGTCATAATAATTGCCGCACATTGGTAGAGCACAACCGTCAGTTTTCTGATGATCAAATTAAAGAACTTATCAAAAGAGACGCCGTTATTGGCGTGGCCTTGGATGCATGGATGATGACCTCAAACTGGATAAGAGGGCTATCTACCCCTCAAGGTCTTAGTGTAACTCTAAGGCAAATGATAGACAATATTGATCATATTTGTCAAATTGCAGGAAATGCAAATCATGTAGGTATAGGTACCGATCTTGATGGCGGTTTTGGTACAGAACAATGCCCATCAGATCTTGATACTATCGCTGATTTGCAAAAGGTTCCCAAAATGCTCCAACAAAGGGGATATTCACCAGAAGACATTGATGGCATTATGCATAATAATTTCCTTCGGTTTTTACAAAAAACTTGGACCTCAAAATAG
- a CDS encoding D-TA family PLP-dependent enzyme, with translation MQTMDWYRLKDTAEVISPSLMVYPDRIEKNIQLMVKMAGGTEFLRPHIKTHKMAEIVNMQMQHGIRKFKCATIAEAELLAQCGAEDILLAMQPVGANMTRYFELMDKYSSSDFSTLVDNQKTANEFIEHSKKRGMKTSLWLDINNGMDRTGIKVGTEALSIYKVINNSPFVVSKGLHTYDGHIRNEQITERENVCNTTFKPVLEFKKLLEEKSLGPIEMVAGGSPSFPIHSKRKDVECSPGTTLLWDERYGSSFAESKFLTSAVLITRLISKPKEGLLCFDLGHKSIAPEMEFPRMKIFGLENCEQIGHSEEHLVVKCENADAHEVGDVFYAIPMHICPTVAKYEEVFTVLSNEIAGSWKVAARNQKINI, from the coding sequence ATGCAAACTATGGATTGGTATCGATTAAAAGATACTGCAGAAGTGATTTCGCCGTCCTTAATGGTGTATCCCGATAGGATAGAAAAAAATATTCAACTCATGGTCAAAATGGCCGGGGGAACAGAGTTTTTACGTCCCCATATCAAGACGCATAAAATGGCCGAAATCGTAAATATGCAAATGCAACATGGTATTCGCAAGTTCAAATGTGCCACCATTGCTGAAGCAGAATTACTTGCCCAATGTGGCGCTGAAGATATTCTATTGGCCATGCAACCTGTTGGAGCCAATATGACAAGGTATTTTGAACTAATGGATAAATATTCATCTTCGGACTTTTCAACCTTGGTTGATAATCAAAAAACAGCAAACGAATTTATTGAACATTCTAAAAAAAGAGGAATGAAAACATCCCTCTGGTTGGATATTAACAATGGAATGGATCGTACTGGAATAAAGGTCGGCACGGAGGCATTATCAATTTACAAGGTCATTAACAACTCCCCATTTGTTGTGTCCAAAGGGCTACACACTTATGATGGTCACATCAGAAATGAGCAAATCACAGAACGGGAGAATGTATGCAATACTACTTTTAAGCCAGTATTGGAGTTCAAAAAGCTTTTAGAAGAAAAAAGTCTTGGCCCCATTGAAATGGTAGCGGGTGGATCACCATCTTTTCCGATACACTCCAAAAGAAAGGATGTTGAATGCTCACCTGGCACAACATTATTATGGGATGAGCGTTATGGTAGCTCATTTGCAGAGTCGAAATTTCTTACATCTGCTGTATTGATCACCCGATTGATCAGCAAACCAAAAGAAGGCTTACTTTGCTTTGATTTAGGTCATAAATCTATTGCCCCTGAAATGGAGTTTCCTAGAATGAAAATTTTTGGATTGGAGAATTGCGAGCAAATTGGCCATAGTGAGGAGCATTTAGTGGTAAAATGTGAAAATGCTGACGCTCATGAAGTTGGTGATGTTTTTTACGCTATTCCCATGCACATATGCCCTACAGTAGCTAAATATGAAGAAGTTTTCACTGTTTTGAGCAATGAAATTGCTGGCAGTTGGAAAGTGGCTGCCAGAAACCAAAAAATTAATATTTGA
- a CDS encoding RidA family protein: protein MENLPSERIKALGLILPPAPPPAGVYKPVLVVDNFLYVSGQGPVKTDGSLMIGRVGDDLNLGQGKLAAEQVGLTMLSTIITHFGSVDRIKRVVKVLGMVNSTPEFGQHPLVINGFSELMADVFGNENGVGVRSAVGMMLPGNIPVEIEAMFELHK from the coding sequence ATGGAAAATTTACCTTCGGAAAGAATAAAAGCACTGGGACTCATATTACCACCGGCACCTCCACCAGCAGGTGTATACAAACCCGTACTTGTAGTGGATAATTTCCTCTATGTCTCAGGGCAAGGCCCAGTAAAAACTGACGGATCATTGATGATTGGTCGTGTTGGTGATGATTTAAACCTAGGGCAAGGAAAATTGGCCGCAGAGCAAGTTGGCCTTACAATGCTTTCGACTATCATCACCCATTTTGGCTCAGTGGATAGGATCAAAAGGGTAGTCAAAGTTCTGGGCATGGTAAATTCTACTCCAGAGTTTGGGCAGCACCCTTTGGTTATAAACGGGTTTAGTGAGTTGATGGCAGATGTGTTTGGCAATGAAAACGGAGTTGGCGTACGCAGTGCTGTTGGTATGATGCTTCCTGGAAATATTCCTGTTGAGATTGAGGCTATGTTTGAATTACATAAATAG
- a CDS encoding gluconate:H+ symporter: MPLLIVILGIVLLFLLIARLKLNAFISFIIVSLLVGVAEGMDLLQVLSSIQDGVGKTLGSLIMILGFGAMLGKLVADSGAAQRITTKLVNKFGKKNIQWAVVLTGFIVGIPMFYTVGFVILIPLVFTVAAATGLPLIYVGLPMLASLSVTHGYLPPHPAPTGIAVMFDADIGKTLLYGIIVAIPAIVVAGPLFSRTIKNIEATPLKEFVNTKVLKDDEMPSTATSIITALLPVILIGIAALVNVLIPEEHVLNKITSIMGNPVIAMLLSVLVAVYTLGLKRGRNMKEVMDSVSHAVAGITMVLLIIAGAGGLKQVLIDSGVSEYIGEMLKGSTISPLILAWLIATVIRVCVGSATVAGLTAAGIALPLLSTSGVSPELMVLAIGSGSLMLSHVNDGGFWLYKEYFNLSVKDTLRTWTVMETTVGVMGLLGVLVLDIFI, encoded by the coding sequence ATGCCATTACTAATTGTTATCCTAGGGATAGTATTACTGTTCCTACTTATTGCTCGTTTAAAACTCAATGCTTTCATTTCCTTCATCATTGTCTCCCTGTTAGTTGGAGTAGCCGAAGGCATGGATTTACTTCAAGTTCTCAGTTCAATTCAAGATGGTGTAGGAAAGACTTTAGGTAGTTTGATCATGATTCTTGGTTTTGGGGCAATGCTGGGTAAACTTGTAGCTGATAGTGGTGCCGCACAGCGAATTACTACAAAATTGGTCAATAAATTTGGCAAAAAGAACATTCAATGGGCAGTGGTTCTAACTGGTTTTATTGTGGGAATACCTATGTTCTACACCGTAGGTTTTGTAATTCTTATACCATTGGTTTTTACTGTCGCCGCCGCAACTGGCCTTCCATTGATTTATGTAGGATTGCCCATGTTGGCCTCTCTTTCTGTTACCCATGGTTATTTGCCACCGCATCCCGCACCAACAGGAATTGCCGTAATGTTCGACGCTGATATTGGCAAGACCCTATTATATGGAATTATTGTTGCTATTCCTGCTATCGTCGTCGCTGGTCCTTTATTCTCAAGAACCATTAAGAATATAGAAGCAACTCCGCTTAAAGAATTTGTGAACACCAAAGTGTTGAAGGATGATGAAATGCCAAGCACGGCAACGAGCATTATCACTGCTTTACTTCCAGTAATCTTAATTGGCATTGCCGCCTTAGTGAATGTATTGATTCCTGAAGAACATGTTCTGAACAAAATTACTTCGATAATGGGGAATCCTGTTATCGCTATGCTCCTATCTGTTTTAGTTGCTGTTTATACCTTAGGATTAAAACGGGGACGAAACATGAAAGAAGTAATGGATTCTGTTTCGCATGCTGTAGCAGGTATTACTATGGTGCTTCTTATTATCGCTGGGGCTGGAGGTCTAAAGCAGGTATTGATTGATAGTGGTGTTAGCGAATATATTGGTGAAATGCTTAAAGGCTCAACAATATCTCCTCTTATTCTAGCTTGGTTGATTGCAACCGTGATTCGTGTATGTGTTGGGTCAGCGACTGTGGCCGGGCTTACAGCCGCAGGGATTGCCCTTCCCTTATTGTCAACATCAGGTGTTAGTCCAGAATTGATGGTTTTGGCAATTGGGTCAGGAAGTTTAATGCTGTCGCATGTAAATGATGGTGGTTTTTGGCTCTATAAGGAATACTTCAACCTCTCGGTCAAAGATACACTAAGAACCTGGACAGTCATGGAAACTACGGTCGGTGTAATGGGATTACTTGGAGTACTAGTATTGGACATATTCATCTAA
- the aqpZ gene encoding aquaporin Z: protein MKMKKLVAEFIGTLWLVLGGCGSAMLAAGIPELGIGFVGVSLAFGLTVVTMAYAIGHISGCHLNPAVSIGLWMGGRFDGKELVPYIIAQVMGGIAGAGILYLIVTGKAGATIGTFAANGYGAHSPDGYGMTAALVTEVVMTFMFLFVILGATHSKAPKYLAGLAIGLCLTLIHLISIPVTNTSVNPARSTSQALFVGDWALDQLWLFWVAPIIGALLAGLIYKYLSPEKND from the coding sequence TTGAAGATGAAAAAATTAGTAGCAGAATTTATTGGTACCCTTTGGCTGGTACTAGGTGGATGCGGTAGTGCCATGCTAGCCGCAGGCATTCCCGAACTTGGAATTGGTTTTGTAGGCGTATCATTGGCGTTTGGCTTAACAGTTGTTACCATGGCCTATGCCATAGGGCATATTTCAGGATGCCATTTGAATCCGGCAGTTTCAATAGGACTCTGGATGGGTGGTCGTTTCGACGGCAAAGAATTAGTACCTTATATTATAGCTCAGGTAATGGGAGGCATCGCGGGTGCTGGAATTCTTTATTTGATAGTCACTGGAAAAGCAGGAGCCACTATTGGAACCTTTGCAGCCAATGGATATGGCGCCCATTCTCCTGACGGATATGGTATGACCGCAGCCTTGGTCACCGAAGTGGTCATGACCTTCATGTTCCTTTTTGTAATACTGGGGGCTACGCATTCCAAAGCTCCAAAATATTTGGCTGGGCTGGCTATAGGACTATGTCTTACTTTGATTCACTTAATCAGTATTCCTGTTACCAATACTTCGGTAAATCCGGCAAGAAGTACAAGTCAGGCACTGTTTGTTGGCGATTGGGCACTTGACCAACTTTGGTTATTTTGGGTTGCCCCTATAATAGGAGCTTTATTGGCCGGACTTATTTATAAATACCTTTCTCCAGAAAAAAATGACTAA
- a CDS encoding WD40/YVTN/BNR-like repeat-containing protein, whose protein sequence is MKKTMLLVFGFFFVLGSLVGTAQDKTESIWDEKNFEGLKFRSIGPAFMSGRLSDIAIDPANENVWYAAVSSGGLWKTINAGTTWKPLTDKESFYATGCVTIDPNNNGVIWLGTGENNGGRHIGVGHGVYKSTDGGDSWKNMGLKKSEHVSKIIVHPDNSDIVWVASQGPLWSSGGDRGLYKSIDGGKTWNQTLKINEWTGVTDLIIDPRNPDVMYAATWQRHRNVAAYMGGGPGTALYKSTDGGETWKKLETGLPKEDMGKIGLAISPMQPDVLYAAIELQRRTGGVYRSTDQGGSWTKMSDTVSGATGPHYYQELVASPHVFDRIYLMNNNALISEDGGKTFVGMKEEKKHGDNHSLAFKAHDPNYLLMGSDGGIYESFDNSETWKFVSNLPITQFYKVAVDDAAPFYNVFGGTQDNNSEGGPSRTFNERGIANQDWFVLLGGDGHQPATTPGDPNIVYAQSQQGNLHRVDRTTGEAVYIKPYSKPGEEYERNNWDSPILVSNHDPKRLYFGSQRVWRSDDQGDSWKPISGDLTKNQERLSLPIMGKRQSWDAVWDVYAMSTYNTITSLSESPLDENIIFAGTDDGHIQYTTTGGDSWSKINVNALPGVPSTAFVNDIKADLHDANKAYVVLDNHKFGDYQPYVYKTTNGGKSWSAINNGLPKNEVTWRLVQDHVNKNLLFLATEYGIYVSFNQGAKWIKFSNGLPTISFRDLAIQKRENDLIGASFGRGFYIFDDYSPLREVSEEMLRKEGVLFKPRKALQYTQESGRTRQGGDFYTADNPPYGAVFNYYLSKADKTDAASRKESEKKLKKAKKDISFPGWEALENEKNQSKPSVVLVVKNSDNAVVARVKGPLKKGFQQVSWDLTQSMKATLSTKNEPENPWFRRTAMIDPGMHSVTLYKSVDGNVTQLGSSQNFEVERIRENVLTNPNESSITNYKKDVKEFSAKLEVALHDFQKMAKRVKAFEKALNLTNAAPGALEEEVAKLKRTMHSLNTTLFGNSAKAEVGEKEDPTVSDRMMIAQRGFFGNTYGPTKMQMESLEMAKKQFSGIMPELFKFMETDVPRVEKLLFDAGAPPIVD, encoded by the coding sequence ATGAAAAAAACTATGTTACTCGTATTTGGGTTCTTTTTCGTGTTAGGGTCTCTCGTGGGAACCGCACAGGATAAGACCGAATCTATTTGGGATGAAAAGAACTTTGAAGGATTAAAATTTAGAAGTATCGGACCGGCATTTATGTCGGGAAGGCTTTCAGATATCGCAATTGATCCTGCCAATGAAAATGTATGGTATGCTGCGGTTTCTTCAGGTGGATTATGGAAAACTATAAATGCTGGTACTACATGGAAACCTTTGACGGATAAAGAGTCTTTTTACGCCACAGGATGTGTTACCATTGATCCAAACAATAATGGGGTTATTTGGTTGGGCACTGGTGAAAACAACGGAGGGCGACATATTGGTGTAGGTCATGGAGTTTACAAAAGCACGGATGGAGGTGATTCTTGGAAAAACATGGGACTTAAAAAGTCTGAACATGTTTCCAAGATTATAGTGCATCCAGACAATTCTGATATAGTATGGGTGGCTTCCCAAGGGCCACTATGGAGTTCAGGTGGAGATAGGGGACTATATAAATCTATTGATGGTGGGAAGACATGGAACCAAACCCTAAAGATAAATGAATGGACAGGAGTCACTGATTTGATTATAGATCCTCGTAATCCTGATGTTATGTACGCCGCCACTTGGCAACGCCATAGAAATGTTGCTGCTTATATGGGTGGTGGTCCTGGTACGGCTTTATACAAAAGTACTGATGGAGGTGAGACATGGAAGAAATTGGAAACTGGACTTCCAAAAGAAGATATGGGTAAAATTGGCTTGGCCATTTCACCTATGCAACCAGATGTATTATATGCTGCAATTGAATTACAAAGAAGAACTGGCGGTGTTTATCGGTCTACAGATCAGGGAGGTAGTTGGACAAAAATGTCAGATACGGTATCAGGTGCTACAGGGCCTCATTATTATCAGGAACTTGTTGCTTCACCCCATGTTTTTGATCGTATTTATCTAATGAACAACAACGCTTTGATTTCTGAGGATGGTGGTAAGACCTTCGTCGGGATGAAAGAAGAAAAGAAACATGGTGATAATCACTCTTTGGCATTCAAGGCCCATGATCCCAATTATTTATTAATGGGTTCTGATGGAGGAATTTACGAAAGCTTTGACAATTCAGAGACCTGGAAATTTGTGAGCAATTTGCCAATCACACAGTTTTATAAAGTAGCAGTTGACGATGCCGCACCGTTTTATAATGTTTTTGGAGGTACTCAGGACAATAATTCAGAAGGGGGTCCGTCTAGAACATTTAATGAAAGGGGTATTGCGAATCAAGATTGGTTTGTTTTGCTAGGCGGTGATGGTCATCAGCCAGCAACAACACCAGGCGACCCAAATATTGTATATGCCCAATCGCAACAAGGGAATCTGCATAGGGTTGATCGTACCACAGGTGAGGCAGTTTATATTAAACCATATTCAAAACCAGGCGAGGAATATGAGCGCAATAATTGGGATTCGCCAATTTTAGTGAGTAATCACGATCCAAAACGACTTTATTTTGGTTCTCAACGTGTTTGGCGTTCCGATGATCAAGGCGATAGCTGGAAGCCTATTTCCGGTGACCTGACCAAGAACCAAGAGCGCTTGTCATTGCCAATTATGGGGAAAAGACAAAGCTGGGATGCCGTATGGGATGTATATGCAATGTCTACCTATAATACAATAACCTCATTGTCCGAATCCCCATTGGATGAAAATATCATTTTTGCAGGAACAGATGATGGTCATATTCAATACACAACCACTGGAGGTGATAGTTGGTCCAAGATCAATGTAAATGCGCTGCCAGGAGTTCCAAGCACAGCTTTTGTAAATGACATCAAAGCAGATTTGCATGATGCGAACAAAGCTTATGTGGTATTGGATAACCATAAATTCGGGGATTATCAACCTTATGTTTATAAAACAACCAATGGAGGTAAATCATGGAGTGCCATCAACAATGGGCTACCAAAAAATGAAGTTACATGGCGATTGGTCCAAGATCATGTAAATAAAAACCTTCTGTTTTTGGCCACTGAATATGGTATTTATGTCTCGTTTAATCAAGGGGCAAAGTGGATTAAATTCTCCAACGGATTGCCAACTATTTCTTTTAGGGACCTTGCGATTCAAAAACGTGAGAACGATTTGATCGGGGCATCTTTTGGAAGAGGTTTCTACATTTTTGATGACTATAGTCCGTTACGTGAGGTTTCTGAGGAAATGTTACGCAAAGAAGGTGTACTATTTAAACCAAGAAAGGCATTACAGTATACCCAAGAGTCAGGTAGAACTAGACAGGGAGGTGATTTTTATACTGCTGATAATCCGCCATATGGCGCAGTGTTCAACTATTATTTATCAAAAGCTGATAAAACTGATGCGGCAAGTAGAAAGGAAAGTGAGAAAAAATTAAAGAAAGCCAAAAAGGATATTTCTTTCCCAGGATGGGAAGCCCTGGAAAATGAAAAAAACCAAAGTAAACCTTCCGTTGTTTTGGTAGTGAAAAATTCTGATAACGCAGTCGTGGCCCGAGTAAAGGGACCTTTAAAAAAGGGATTCCAACAAGTTTCTTGGGACTTAACACAATCTATGAAAGCAACATTGTCAACCAAAAATGAACCTGAAAATCCATGGTTTAGAAGAACGGCGATGATTGATCCAGGAATGCATAGCGTGACCTTATATAAATCAGTTGATGGGAATGTAACACAACTTGGGTCTTCACAGAATTTTGAAGTTGAGCGTATACGTGAAAATGTACTTACTAATCCGAATGAAAGTAGCATAACAAATTACAAGAAAGATGTAAAGGAGTTTTCTGCTAAGCTAGAAGTGGCGTTACACGATTTTCAAAAAATGGCCAAGAGGGTTAAGGCCTTTGAAAAGGCGTTGAATTTAACCAATGCTGCTCCGGGGGCATTGGAAGAAGAGGTTGCCAAGTTAAAAAGGACCATGCATTCTTTGAATACCACCTTGTTTGGTAATTCTGCAAAAGCCGAAGTAGGTGAAAAAGAAGATCCTACTGTCAGTGATCGAATGATGATTGCACAACGCGGCTTTTTTGGAAATACGTACGGGCCAACAAAAATGCAGATGGAAAGTCTAGAGATGGCCAAGAAACAATTTTCTGGGATTATGCCTGAGTTATTCAAATTCATGGAAACTGATGTTCCTAGGGTTGAGAAATTATTGTTTGATGCTGGGGCACCACCAATTGTAGATTAA
- a CDS encoding aminotransferase class V-fold PLP-dependent enzyme: MKKRDFLKKMGQAAVLSPFLPMGLQAQSTYNDEPYPKDNDKEFWKRIRKDYALKPDYINLENGYYNFAPQPTLNKFIEHVKMVNYEASHYMRTVQWDNKNNVAARLAKMVGVQPEELIITRNTTESLDMIIGGFPWEEGDEAIFAVQDYGSMQDHFNQIAKRYGVVNKVVSVPNHPKNDEEIVKLYEEQITPKTKLIMVCHMINITGHILPIRKICDMAHKHGVEVMVDGAHCIGHFDINIAKLNCDYYGSSLHKWLSTPLGAGLLYVAQDKIPKIWPLLADYIKNEDKIQRLNHTGTHPVHTDLAINDAIDYLEMIGMERKEERMRFIQRYWSDQLRDVKHIVINTPIEEHRSCGIANVGISHMKPADLAKTLLDEFKVFTVAIDYSNVQGCRITPNVYTTIDEMDHFVAAMKTMASRA; the protein is encoded by the coding sequence ATGAAGAAGAGAGACTTTCTAAAAAAAATGGGTCAGGCAGCGGTATTGTCCCCATTTTTACCAATGGGTTTACAGGCACAGTCCACATACAATGATGAACCCTATCCCAAGGACAATGATAAGGAGTTTTGGAAACGAATCAGGAAGGATTATGCCTTAAAACCCGATTACATTAATCTTGAAAATGGGTACTATAATTTTGCTCCACAGCCCACTTTGAACAAATTCATCGAACATGTAAAAATGGTGAATTACGAAGCATCACATTATATGCGCACCGTTCAGTGGGACAATAAGAACAATGTGGCAGCCCGACTGGCAAAAATGGTTGGGGTACAGCCAGAAGAATTGATTATTACTCGAAATACCACGGAATCATTGGATATGATTATTGGAGGATTTCCATGGGAAGAAGGTGATGAAGCCATATTCGCAGTACAGGATTATGGATCCATGCAAGACCATTTTAACCAGATAGCAAAACGCTACGGAGTAGTAAACAAGGTGGTTTCTGTGCCAAACCATCCTAAAAATGATGAGGAGATAGTTAAATTATATGAAGAACAGATTACCCCTAAAACAAAATTGATCATGGTCTGTCATATGATTAATATTACGGGTCATATTCTTCCAATCAGAAAGATATGTGATATGGCCCATAAACACGGAGTTGAGGTTATGGTTGATGGGGCGCATTGCATTGGCCATTTTGATATTAATATTGCCAAATTGAATTGTGATTATTATGGTTCAAGTCTACATAAATGGTTGAGTACGCCATTGGGAGCCGGACTACTTTATGTTGCCCAGGATAAAATTCCCAAAATCTGGCCCTTACTGGCAGATTATATCAAGAATGAAGACAAAATACAACGGTTGAACCACACGGGAACCCATCCTGTTCATACGGATCTGGCTATTAATGATGCTATTGATTATCTCGAAATGATCGGTATGGAACGCAAGGAAGAAAGAATGCGTTTTATTCAACGGTATTGGAGTGATCAATTACGTGATGTAAAGCATATTGTTATTAATACACCCATAGAAGAACATCGTTCTTGCGGAATCGCCAATGTGGGCATTTCACATATGAAGCCAGCAGATTTGGCAAAAACATTATTGGATGAATTTAAAGTGTTTACGGTCGCTATTGACTATTCCAATGTACAAGGCTGCAGGATAACACCCAATGTCTATACGACCATTGATGAAATGGACCACTTCGTTGCTGCCATGAAAACTATGGCAAGCAGGGCTTAG
- a CDS encoding DUF1080 domain-containing protein: MKSKLVWLSLIAITFTITTQAQHNYPSTPPEVSPMPMKPEMTEIWEPEVTVVTPAKVLGDAPSDAIILFDGSNLDQWVSQIDNTKPAPWKIVDNDIMEVVPGSGYIQTKMKFGDIQLHIEFSAPDKVESAGQGRGNSGVFFQDRYELQILDSYNNRTYRNGQAASIYKDHAPLVNAMRNPLEWNTYDVVYTAPRFKEDGRLDSPARITVLHNGVLVQNNVTIAGLTNYIGLHMYPDSHGDDVIKLQDHGNKTQFRNIWLRKL, from the coding sequence ATGAAATCTAAATTAGTCTGGCTATCACTTATTGCCATTACTTTCACCATCACTACGCAAGCACAACATAATTACCCCAGTACGCCACCAGAGGTTTCCCCTATGCCCATGAAACCGGAAATGACTGAAATATGGGAACCCGAAGTTACGGTGGTTACCCCTGCCAAGGTTTTAGGTGATGCTCCTTCAGATGCCATTATCTTATTCGACGGATCTAACTTAGATCAGTGGGTAAGTCAAATAGATAATACAAAGCCTGCCCCTTGGAAAATTGTAGATAATGATATTATGGAAGTGGTACCGGGTTCTGGTTACATTCAGACCAAAATGAAATTTGGGGATATCCAATTACATATAGAATTCAGTGCTCCTGATAAGGTAGAGAGTGCCGGACAAGGACGTGGTAACAGTGGTGTATTTTTTCAGGACCGCTACGAACTGCAAATTTTGGATTCCTATAACAATCGAACCTATCGCAACGGGCAAGCCGCCAGTATCTATAAAGACCATGCTCCTTTGGTGAACGCAATGCGCAACCCATTGGAATGGAACACCTATGATGTGGTGTACACGGCACCAAGATTCAAGGAAGATGGCCGATTGGACTCACCCGCCCGAATTACAGTTTTGCACAATGGCGTTTTGGTACAGAACAATGTCACTATCGCCGGTTTAACCAATTACATTGGGCTTCATATGTACCCTGATTCGCACGGGGATGACGTTATTAAGCTACAAGATCATGGGAACAAAACACAATTCAGGAATATCTGGCTTCGGAAATTATAG
- a CDS encoding TetR/AcrR family transcriptional regulator yields the protein MNNKYIDSGRKKQKLKTRNSILNTAQQFLTKGIDFSLEDVAKEAQVSRATIYRYYSNVDVLSSEAGLDLNTQSPVEINNQLRDVGPIEKILGIQEYFNNLTIDNEAAFRKYLSVVLASAAPKAKRGARRTNTLQLAIDSEQFNINKTELTKLTNIATLLMGIEAFIVTKDVCELSDQASKETLQWGLQMILKGLGIHGK from the coding sequence ATGAATAACAAGTACATAGATTCTGGCCGGAAAAAACAAAAGCTCAAAACAAGGAATTCCATTCTCAACACAGCTCAACAATTCTTGACAAAAGGAATCGATTTTTCTTTGGAAGATGTTGCTAAAGAGGCACAAGTGTCCCGAGCTACTATTTACCGTTATTATTCAAATGTTGATGTACTTTCTTCGGAAGCTGGATTAGACCTAAATACCCAAAGCCCAGTAGAAATAAATAATCAACTTCGAGATGTAGGGCCCATCGAAAAGATTTTGGGAATTCAAGAGTATTTCAACAATTTAACCATAGACAATGAAGCCGCTTTTAGAAAATACTTAAGTGTTGTCTTAGCATCAGCCGCCCCAAAAGCAAAAAGAGGTGCAAGAAGAACGAATACCTTGCAATTGGCCATCGACAGCGAGCAATTTAATATAAACAAGACAGAACTCACCAAACTTACAAATATTGCCACCCTTCTTATGGGTATTGAAGCATTCATCGTAACCAAAGATGTATGTGAATTGTCAGACCAAGCCTCTAAAGAAACATTGCAATGGGGACTTCAAATGATATTAAAAGGGCTGGGGATTCACGGTAAATAA